One genomic segment of Bradyrhizobium prioriisuperbiae includes these proteins:
- a CDS encoding GTP-binding protein, whose amino-acid sequence MSGSPAAIPVTVIGGFLGAGKTTFLNHLLASGTARTAVLVNDFGEINIDATLIARHDGTTMTLTNGCVCCSIGGGFIETLGRLLDETTAFDHIVIEASGVGDPWRIAEIALVESSLRLSRVIVVADAARITQLVADVRVGDTVRNQFARCDVVLLNKSDLVDTVGLDTARQTVTAIRPGIPILVTSRDAMPLLTSLAVALPGTGFRADAADADAPNHDVDFRRWAYRRNGAFDRRRLATAVAQLPPQLLRLKGSCRLADESSAAVFQMVDKTWSLSPATEPAASTPGIVLVGVGTRDLPSADQLDSILDGALAPPVAPR is encoded by the coding sequence ATGAGCGGATCGCCTGCGGCCATTCCAGTCACGGTGATCGGCGGCTTCCTCGGCGCCGGCAAGACCACGTTCCTCAATCATCTGTTGGCCTCCGGCACCGCGCGCACCGCGGTACTGGTCAATGACTTCGGTGAAATCAACATCGACGCCACGCTGATCGCGCGCCACGACGGCACCACGATGACGCTCACCAATGGCTGCGTCTGCTGCAGCATCGGCGGCGGCTTCATTGAAACCCTCGGCCGCCTGCTCGATGAAACCACGGCATTCGATCACATCGTGATCGAGGCGAGTGGCGTCGGCGATCCCTGGCGCATTGCCGAAATCGCGCTGGTCGAGTCGTCGCTGCGCCTGAGCCGGGTGATCGTGGTCGCGGATGCCGCGCGCATCACGCAGCTTGTGGCCGACGTCCGCGTCGGCGACACCGTCCGCAACCAGTTCGCGCGCTGCGACGTGGTCCTGCTGAACAAAAGCGATCTGGTCGACACCGTCGGCCTCGACACCGCCCGGCAGACGGTGACCGCGATTCGCCCGGGCATTCCGATCCTCGTCACCTCGCGCGACGCGATGCCCCTGCTCACGTCGCTCGCGGTCGCGCTCCCGGGCACCGGCTTTCGCGCGGACGCGGCCGACGCTGACGCACCGAACCATGACGTTGACTTCCGACGCTGGGCCTACCGGCGCAACGGTGCGTTCGATCGCCGCCGTCTTGCCACGGCCGTGGCGCAACTCCCGCCGCAACTCCTGCGCCTCAAGGGATCGTGCCGGCTGGCAGACGAAAGCTCGGCCGCCGTCTTCCAGATGGTCGACAAGACGTGGTCGCTGTCGCCCGCCACCGAACCAGCCGCAAGTACGCCGGGCATCGTTCTGGTTGGTGTCGGCACCCGCGACCTGCCGTCGGCGGACCAACTCGACAGCATCCTCGACGGCGCGCTTGCGCCACCGGTCGCACCACGATGA
- a CDS encoding amidohydrolase, giving the protein MSQDTVVFAARHIVTMNPSRPTATGVAVRDGRIVAVGSTEELSSSLKAAIDDRFSDKILLPGFVEGHSHIMEGIVWSQPYVGAGDRRSPEGRLVPGVRDIDAIIARLKAAEAQMTDPNATLFAWGFDPLHIGGRMLTRQQLDEVSTTRPIMVIHASFHIINVNTLVLERTELLRATDISGVVAGSDGLASGELQGIAARFKVFRVLGNPLSGNMAAADIARYAASACVQGVTTITDLHNDLSEQTIELYRSATSHDDFGVRLVPALSSASHAPEQGIAKIASLREGNNDKLHYGIVKLVVDGSIQGFTARLRWPGYHNGAPNGLWYIAPEELPRLVDAYHRAGIQLHIHTNGDEATELALDAIEAAQTTMPRPDHRHTLQHCQMADAALFRRMKALGVCVNLFANHLYYWGDAHYELTMGPERAHRLDATGTAQRIGVPYAIHSDAPVTPLGPLFTAWCAVNRTSSGGRLLGRATEALSVEQALAAVTIGAAYTLKLDHAVGSIEAGKFADFAVLEKDPFTVAPEKLKDIAVWGTVIGGRVKQAPRA; this is encoded by the coding sequence GTGAGCCAGGACACCGTCGTCTTCGCCGCCCGCCACATCGTCACGATGAACCCGTCGCGTCCGACGGCGACCGGCGTCGCTGTTCGTGACGGCCGCATCGTCGCGGTCGGGTCGACCGAGGAGCTCTCCAGCAGCCTCAAAGCCGCGATCGACGATCGCTTCAGCGACAAGATCCTGCTGCCCGGCTTCGTCGAAGGCCACAGCCACATCATGGAAGGCATCGTGTGGTCGCAGCCCTATGTCGGCGCCGGCGACCGCCGCTCGCCGGAGGGACGGCTGGTGCCCGGCGTTCGCGACATCGACGCCATCATCGCGCGGCTCAAGGCGGCCGAGGCGCAGATGACGGACCCGAATGCGACACTGTTCGCATGGGGCTTCGATCCCTTGCATATCGGCGGACGGATGCTGACCCGGCAACAGCTCGATGAGGTGTCGACCACGCGTCCGATCATGGTCATCCACGCGAGCTTCCATATCATCAACGTCAATACGCTGGTGCTGGAGCGCACCGAACTGTTGCGCGCCACCGACATTTCCGGCGTGGTCGCGGGCAGCGACGGGCTTGCCAGCGGCGAGTTGCAGGGCATCGCCGCGCGCTTCAAGGTGTTCCGCGTGCTCGGCAACCCCCTGTCCGGCAATATGGCGGCCGCCGACATCGCCCGCTACGCCGCCTCCGCCTGCGTTCAGGGCGTCACCACGATCACCGACCTGCACAACGACCTGAGCGAGCAGACGATCGAACTCTACCGCTCCGCGACCTCGCACGATGATTTCGGCGTTCGGCTGGTGCCGGCGCTGTCGTCGGCCTCGCATGCCCCGGAGCAGGGGATCGCCAAGATCGCATCGCTGCGCGAAGGCAACAACGACAAGCTGCACTACGGCATCGTCAAGCTGGTGGTCGACGGATCGATCCAGGGATTTACCGCGCGGCTGCGCTGGCCGGGCTATCACAACGGCGCGCCCAACGGCCTGTGGTACATCGCGCCCGAGGAATTGCCGCGCCTCGTCGACGCCTATCACCGTGCCGGCATCCAGCTTCACATCCACACCAATGGCGACGAAGCCACCGAACTGGCGCTCGACGCCATCGAGGCCGCGCAGACCACAATGCCGCGGCCGGACCACCGCCACACCCTGCAGCACTGCCAGATGGCCGATGCGGCGCTATTCCGCCGGATGAAGGCGCTCGGGGTCTGCGTCAACCTGTTCGCCAATCATCTCTACTATTGGGGCGACGCCCATTACGAGCTCACCATGGGGCCGGAGCGCGCCCATCGGCTCGATGCCACCGGCACCGCGCAGCGCATCGGCGTTCCCTATGCCATCCATTCCGACGCGCCGGTGACGCCGCTCGGCCCGCTGTTCACCGCGTGGTGCGCGGTCAACCGGACCTCCTCCGGCGGGCGGCTGCTCGGCCGCGCGACCGAAGCGCTGAGCGTCGAACAGGCGCTCGCGGCAGTGACGATCGGCGCCGCCTACACGCTCAAGCTCGATCACGCCGTCGGCAGCATCGAAGCCGGCAAGTTCGCCGATTTCGCAGTCCTCGAAAAGGATCCTTTCACCGTTGCCCCTGAAAAACTGAAGGACATTGCGGTCTGGGGCACCGTGATCGGCGGCCGCGTCAAGCAGGCACCGCGCGCATGA
- a CDS encoding PLP-dependent aminotransferase family protein, translated as MGKSAELRHTDVTGTLPSAGGADVLFWGSLFHSLDRGGSFLQLQIRQMIVTAIEDGRLPLGIRMPSSRDLASVLKVSRNTIVIAYEQLVDQNFLVSRERSGYFVAGLPKHIGAATREGVVAPSDADERWAGRFALKPSATRNIVKPLDWQAYPYPFIFGQFDPSLFPTNDWRESARAALSVPEINNWARDLIDGDDPALIEQLQLQVLPRRGIRARSDEIMMTIGAQHALYLIAKLFISPATRVGIEEPGYPDARNIFGMLTSNVVPLRTDGDGLVPDDALESCSLAYVTASHQCPTAVVMPLARRQQLLQAARARDIVLIEDDYEGELMPEGPELPPLMSLDRSRNVLYVGSLSKALAPGLRLGYVVAPAPVIKELRALRRLMLRHPPLNNQRVAALFIGLGHYRTHLQQVARVLLERARILDRLLPEHLPDCTWSRGAGSTHYWLSCRPGTDTTKLAERARAEGVVIEPGDVFSMDENASRHCFRLGFSSIRTDRIEPGIRQLGQVIARTR; from the coding sequence ATGGGAAAATCTGCGGAATTGAGACACACGGACGTGACCGGGACGCTGCCGTCGGCCGGAGGCGCCGACGTGCTGTTCTGGGGATCGCTGTTCCACAGTCTCGATCGCGGCGGCTCTTTCCTGCAATTGCAGATCCGGCAGATGATCGTGACGGCGATCGAGGATGGGCGGTTGCCTCTGGGTATCCGCATGCCGTCCAGCCGTGACCTGGCGTCGGTGCTCAAGGTCTCCCGCAACACCATTGTCATCGCCTATGAGCAGCTGGTTGATCAGAACTTTCTGGTGTCGCGCGAGCGCAGCGGCTATTTCGTCGCGGGCCTGCCGAAGCATATCGGCGCCGCGACGCGCGAGGGGGTTGTTGCGCCGTCTGACGCGGATGAACGCTGGGCGGGCCGGTTTGCCCTGAAGCCATCAGCCACCCGCAACATCGTCAAGCCGCTCGACTGGCAGGCCTATCCCTATCCCTTCATTTTCGGGCAGTTCGATCCGAGCCTGTTCCCGACCAACGACTGGCGGGAAAGCGCGCGCGCGGCCCTCAGCGTGCCGGAAATCAACAATTGGGCGCGGGACCTGATCGACGGCGACGATCCGGCGCTGATCGAACAGCTCCAGCTTCAGGTGCTGCCCCGCCGCGGCATCCGTGCCCGGTCCGACGAGATCATGATGACGATCGGCGCGCAGCATGCGCTCTATTTGATCGCCAAGCTGTTCATCAGCCCGGCCACGAGGGTCGGGATCGAGGAGCCGGGATATCCGGACGCCCGCAACATTTTCGGCATGCTGACGTCGAATGTGGTGCCGTTGCGTACCGACGGCGACGGACTTGTGCCGGACGATGCGTTGGAGAGCTGTTCGCTGGCCTATGTGACCGCGAGCCATCAGTGTCCCACGGCCGTGGTGATGCCGCTGGCGCGGCGGCAGCAGCTTTTGCAGGCGGCGCGGGCCCGCGACATCGTCCTGATCGAGGACGACTACGAGGGCGAGCTGATGCCGGAGGGGCCTGAGCTGCCGCCGCTGATGAGCCTCGACCGCAGCCGCAACGTGCTTTATGTCGGCAGCCTCTCCAAGGCGCTCGCACCGGGACTGCGGCTCGGATACGTGGTCGCGCCGGCGCCGGTCATCAAGGAGCTGCGCGCGCTGCGACGCCTGATGCTGCGTCATCCGCCGCTCAACAACCAGCGTGTAGCCGCTTTGTTCATCGGCCTTGGTCATTACCGCACGCACCTCCAGCAGGTGGCGCGTGTGCTGCTCGAACGAGCCCGCATCCTCGACCGGTTGTTGCCGGAGCATCTGCCGGACTGCACCTGGTCGCGCGGCGCGGGCAGCACACATTACTGGTTGTCATGCCGGCCCGGCACCGACACGACGAAACTTGCCGAGAGGGCGCGGGCGGAAGGCGTCGTGATCGAGCCGGGAGACGTGTTTTCGATGGACGAGAACGCCAGCCGCCATTGTTTCCGGCTCGGCTTCTCCTCGATCCGTACCGACCGGATCGAGCCCGGGATCCGGCAATTGGGGCAGGTCATCGCGCGGACCCGGTGA
- a CDS encoding sulfite exporter TauE/SafE family protein, producing MHDLIAALRDLLATQSLTPQAVGSTLAAVFAAALLRGFTGFGFSLAAVPLLGLFMAPSQAVPVAVGLQLLAGLIDLRAASRACHWPSLRWLIVGAVIGSPVGALVLSVVPAPMARIVIATITAGAVLMLGRGFALAAVPPRLATTIVGLIAGLFNGLAAMPGPPAVVFYMSGPFGRVAARASLLVFFLATSIPAMASVAAVGLLDRRVLWLSVIGLPVMLIGTRIGAYAFHRGSDALHRQVSVASLGIIALGSAIKGFSDLM from the coding sequence ATGCATGACCTGATCGCGGCGCTCCGCGACCTCCTCGCCACCCAGTCGCTGACGCCCCAGGCCGTCGGCAGCACACTGGCCGCGGTCTTCGCGGCCGCGCTGCTGCGCGGCTTCACCGGCTTCGGCTTCTCGCTGGCCGCGGTGCCCCTGCTCGGCCTGTTCATGGCGCCGTCGCAGGCCGTCCCGGTCGCGGTCGGCCTGCAGCTGCTCGCCGGCCTGATCGACTTGCGCGCCGCGTCGCGGGCGTGTCACTGGCCATCGCTACGCTGGCTGATTGTCGGCGCGGTGATTGGCTCGCCAGTCGGCGCGCTGGTGCTCAGCGTCGTGCCGGCGCCGATGGCGCGCATCGTGATCGCGACGATCACCGCGGGCGCCGTGCTGATGCTCGGCAGAGGGTTCGCACTGGCCGCGGTTCCGCCACGCCTCGCCACCACCATCGTCGGCCTGATCGCGGGCCTGTTCAACGGCCTCGCGGCGATGCCGGGACCGCCTGCCGTGGTCTTTTACATGTCCGGCCCGTTCGGCCGGGTCGCGGCGCGCGCGTCGCTGCTGGTGTTCTTTCTCGCGACATCGATACCCGCCATGGCCAGCGTGGCGGCGGTCGGGCTGCTCGACCGCCGCGTGCTGTGGCTGTCCGTGATCGGGCTACCGGTGATGCTGATCGGCACCCGGATCGGGGCCTACGCGTTTCACCGCGGCAGCGATGCGCTGCATCGCCAGGTATCCGTCGCAAGCCTCGGCATCATCGCGCTCGGCAGCGCGATCAAGGGTTTCAGCGATCTGATGTGA
- a CDS encoding aldehyde dehydrogenase family protein produces MINVATRINPASASAVPQLLTRLAGRHLIGDALVRPALDLTLDVLDPATAQVIASAPAGTSEDVALAVDAADKAYPGWAETPARERGRLVAEAARRIAAASEIIANVLALESGKALRTECRGEIATAVDILTLYAGLASELKGETLPFHPSVLSFTTREPLGVVAAILPWNVPLVLMMLKIAPALVAGNTVVVKASEEAPFATIEAARLMADVLPAGVLNVICGTGRDCGMPLVEHPRVAKVTFTGSQAVGEAIYQAAARKIIPVSLELGGKSPMIIYPDAELAQAVAGAVAGMRFTRQGQSCTAASRIYVHARCFDAFVSNLRDAVATLKIGDPLDEATDIGTVVSQRQKAKIEAYIAEGERTPGATVLRAGTLPSAAHLKDGLFLQPTIITGLPDASPLMREEIFGPIVCIQSWEDEDDVMARANDSDFGLAATVWTRDLRTALKATRHLDAGYVQVNQNLTIQPNLSYGGFKKSGLGKEASLEAMLEHFTRKKTVVIDMR; encoded by the coding sequence ATGATCAATGTCGCAACCCGTATCAATCCGGCTTCGGCCTCGGCCGTACCGCAGCTGCTCACCCGCCTCGCCGGCCGCCACCTGATCGGCGACGCGCTCGTGCGCCCCGCCCTCGACCTCACCCTGGACGTGCTCGATCCGGCCACCGCGCAGGTGATCGCTTCTGCGCCTGCCGGCACATCCGAGGATGTCGCGCTTGCGGTCGATGCGGCCGACAAGGCCTACCCTGGCTGGGCGGAGACACCGGCCCGCGAGCGCGGGCGGCTCGTCGCCGAGGCCGCGCGGCGGATCGCCGCCGCCTCCGAGATCATCGCGAACGTGCTGGCGCTGGAAAGCGGCAAGGCGCTACGCACCGAGTGCCGTGGCGAGATTGCGACCGCGGTCGATATTCTCACCCTCTATGCCGGCCTCGCCTCCGAGCTGAAGGGCGAGACGCTGCCGTTCCATCCCTCGGTCTTGAGCTTCACGACACGCGAGCCACTCGGCGTCGTCGCCGCGATCCTGCCGTGGAATGTGCCGCTGGTTCTGATGATGCTGAAAATCGCGCCTGCGCTGGTGGCCGGCAACACGGTGGTGGTGAAGGCTTCGGAAGAAGCCCCGTTCGCGACCATCGAAGCCGCCCGGCTGATGGCCGATGTGCTGCCAGCCGGCGTGCTCAACGTGATCTGCGGCACCGGCCGCGACTGCGGCATGCCGCTCGTCGAGCATCCGCGCGTCGCCAAAGTGACTTTTACGGGCTCGCAGGCGGTGGGCGAGGCCATCTATCAGGCCGCGGCACGCAAGATCATTCCGGTCAGCCTCGAACTCGGCGGCAAGAGCCCGATGATCATCTATCCCGACGCCGAGCTCGCGCAGGCCGTGGCTGGCGCGGTGGCCGGCATGCGCTTCACCCGTCAGGGCCAGAGCTGCACGGCAGCGAGCCGTATCTACGTTCACGCGCGATGCTTCGACGCGTTCGTCTCGAACCTGCGCGATGCAGTGGCGACACTGAAGATCGGCGATCCACTGGACGAGGCGACCGATATCGGCACTGTGGTATCGCAACGGCAGAAAGCGAAAATTGAGGCTTATATCGCCGAAGGCGAACGAACGCCGGGTGCGACGGTACTGCGGGCCGGCACGCTGCCCTCTGCCGCACATCTCAAGGACGGCCTGTTCCTGCAGCCCACCATCATCACCGGCCTGCCCGACGCCAGCCCGCTGATGCGCGAGGAAATCTTTGGCCCCATCGTCTGCATCCAGTCCTGGGAGGATGAAGATGACGTGATGGCGCGTGCCAACGACAGCGACTTCGGCCTTGCCGCCACCGTCTGGACCCGCGACCTGCGCACAGCACTGAAAGCCACCCGGCACCTCGACGCCGGTTACGTGCAGGTGAACCAGAACCTGACCATCCAGCCGAACCTCAGCTACGGCGGCTTCAAGAAATCCGGCCTTGGCAAGGAGGCCTCGCTCGAAGCGATGCTGGAGCATTTCACACGAAAGAAGACCGTCGTCATCGACATGCGATGA